Proteins encoded by one window of Nicotiana tabacum cultivar K326 chromosome 10, ASM71507v2, whole genome shotgun sequence:
- the LOC107786388 gene encoding aspartic proteinase PCS1-like: MLQWYLIQAVNSHGYIATQPESTNLFSTRTDASSSEGNLAMDTFNIGGSNFSDTIFGCMDSGFSSNSDEDSKTTGLMGMNRGALSFVSQMGFKKFSYCISGSDFNGVLLLGESNFTWVLPLNYTPLVEISLPLPYFDRVAYTVQLEGIKVSDKLLSIPKSVFVPDHTGAGQTMVDSGTQFTFLLGPAYTALRNEFLNQTKATLKVLEDQDFVFQGAMDLCYRVPVNATKLPALPSVSLVFRGAEITVLGERLLYRVPGEIRGNDSIHCFTFGNSELLAIEAYIIGHHHQQNVWVEYDLEKSRIGFAQVRCDVASQRFGLYR; this comes from the exons ATGTTACAATGGTACTTGATACAGGCAGTGAACTCTCATGGCTACATTGCAACTCAACCCGAATCAACCAACCTCTTTTCAACCCGAACCG ATGCTTCATCTTCTGAAGGGAATTTAGCTATGGATACGTTTAATATTGGTGGGTCAAATTTTTCGGATACTATATTCGGGTGTATGGATTCGGGTTTCAGTAGTAATTCGGATGAAGATTCAAAGACAACTGGGTTAATGGGTATGAACCGTGGAGCACTCTCATTTGTTTCACAAATGGGGTTTAAGAAGTTTTCATATTGCATTTCGGGATCGGATTTTAACGGCGTTTTGCTTCTTGGTGAGTCTAATTTTACTTGGGTTTTGCCGTTAAATTACACGCCGTTAGTAGAAATTTCACTTCCATTACCTTACTTTGATAGAGTAGCATATACTGTTCAACTTGAAGGTATTAAAGTTTCGGATAAATTACTTTCAATACCAAAATCCGTATTTGTACCCGATCATACCGGAGCGGGTCAAACCATGGTTGATTCGGGTACCCAATTTACATTCCTACTTGGTCCAGCTTATACTGCACTAAGGAATGAGTTTTTGAATCAAACTAAGGCAACTCTTAAGGTTCTTGAGGATCAAGATTTTGTTTTTCAAGGTGCAATGGACTTGTGTTATCGTGTACCTGTTAACGCAACGAAGTTACCTGCATTACCATCGGTGAGCTTAGTATTTCGAGGCGCGGAAATAACGGTTTTGGGAGAGCGGTTGTTGTATCGGGTACCCGGTGAAATTCGGGGCAATGACTCGATACATTGCTTCACGTTTGGAAATTCCGAGCTACTAGCTATCGAGGCGTATATTATTggtcaccatcatcaacaaaatgtGTGGGTCGAGTATGATCTTGAAAAATCTCGCATTGGTTTTGCTCAAGTACGGTGTGATGTAGCGAGTCAAAGATTTGGTCTCTATCGTTAA